A DNA window from Niabella yanshanensis contains the following coding sequences:
- a CDS encoding TlpA disulfide reductase family protein, translated as MKKILLSLSLGLSFAVSAQTTTAIIKGTLKNIKEEVPFLFYSYRNGDDVVRDSVPVKDAMYTISAEAEMPLMVNLSIISPSKRGASNSTASIFVEKGVNTAVSIDSFSNISVKESKANAEYSKLKSDIKPFQKQMRELTAEYPKYREANDTAAMRKVEEGYEVLQNQMNEEVYGAYVRKNPSSPVALYALGQYAGYDIDVAKIEPLYNTLPAAARGTAAGQRFGKKIAIAKATAIGAIAPEFSQADTSGKMVSLASFRGKYVLVDFWASWCGPCRAENPNVVAAFDKYKDKNFTVLGVSLDDEERDGQKKWLAAIAKDHLTWTHVSDLKFWDNAVAKQYGIQAIPQNLLLDPSGKIVAKNIRGEELQTKLEELIK; from the coding sequence ATGAAGAAAATTTTATTAAGTCTAAGTCTGGGCTTATCTTTTGCAGTGTCTGCTCAAACCACCACTGCTATTATTAAAGGGACCTTAAAAAATATAAAAGAGGAAGTGCCTTTCCTGTTTTATTCTTACCGGAACGGTGACGATGTGGTAAGAGATAGTGTGCCAGTTAAAGATGCCATGTATACCATATCGGCAGAGGCCGAAATGCCTTTAATGGTGAACCTTTCTATTATCAGTCCTTCAAAAAGAGGAGCCAGTAATAGTACCGCTTCAATATTTGTAGAAAAGGGCGTGAATACCGCGGTTTCCATTGATTCTTTTTCAAATATCTCTGTGAAAGAATCCAAAGCTAATGCTGAGTATTCAAAACTTAAATCGGATATCAAGCCTTTTCAAAAGCAGATGCGTGAGTTGACAGCAGAATATCCTAAATACCGGGAGGCCAATGACACCGCTGCTATGAGAAAAGTAGAAGAGGGGTACGAAGTCCTCCAGAATCAAATGAATGAAGAGGTATATGGAGCCTATGTTAGAAAGAATCCTTCATCCCCTGTTGCATTATACGCGCTGGGGCAGTATGCCGGATATGATATTGACGTTGCTAAAATTGAGCCCTTATACAACACGCTGCCGGCAGCTGCCCGTGGTACTGCAGCAGGACAGCGCTTTGGCAAAAAGATAGCTATCGCCAAAGCAACAGCCATTGGAGCTATAGCTCCCGAGTTTTCTCAAGCCGATACATCGGGCAAAATGGTTTCGCTCGCATCATTCCGCGGCAAATATGTGCTGGTAGATTTTTGGGCCAGCTGGTGTGGGCCCTGTCGTGCCGAAAATCCTAATGTAGTAGCAGCATTCGATAAATATAAAGACAAAAACTTTACCGTGCTGGGTGTTTCCCTGGATGATGAAGAAAGAGACGGGCAAAAAAAATGGTTAGCAGCTATTGCCAAAGATCATCTCACCTGGACGCATGTTTCCGATTTGAAGTTCTGGGACAACGCAGTAGCCAAACAGTATGGTATACAGGCTATTCCTCAAAATCTTTTACTGGATCCGTCTGGTAAGATCGTAGCTAAAAATATAAGAGGAGAGGAGCTACAGACGAAGCTGGAGGAGCTAATTAAATGA
- a CDS encoding DUF3472 domain-containing protein: MIKLLSFCCLSFLISVVHSQPVLLPIGGNAWTLDNSNSLRIRNNGITRWQEDNAGFAAYIRVTRPGLVKVGLETDKLSSASQLWVSISGDTKTITVNDKDTVHWAGEWVLKDSGYVAILVRGLKKTGTEYPVVRALKLEGTAITNQASYTKNNDGNFFHWGRRGPSVHMNYQLPKGVDAEWFYNEVTVPKGNDVLGSYFMANGFGEGYFGMQVNGPLERRILFSVWSPFHTDDPKAIPEDQKIKMLKKGDDVYTGEFGNEGSGGQSFLKYNWKAEDTQKFLLHVRPDGASHTIYTAYFFDQEKNNWRLVASFRRPKLATYLKRPHSFLENFNPDMGNIERKVFFGNQWVLDTNGEWHELTKATFTADNTARIGYRKDYSGGANDQRFFLRNCGFFNDYTPYNQVFERKPTGKKPQVNLEQLP; encoded by the coding sequence ATGATTAAGCTACTGTCATTTTGCTGTTTATCGTTTTTGATAAGTGTTGTTCACAGCCAGCCTGTGCTATTGCCTATAGGTGGTAATGCCTGGACCTTAGATAATTCCAATAGCCTGCGGATCAGGAATAATGGAATTACCCGCTGGCAGGAGGATAATGCGGGCTTTGCAGCTTATATACGGGTAACTCGGCCCGGATTGGTAAAAGTTGGGCTGGAGACGGATAAGCTGTCGTCAGCTTCGCAATTATGGGTTTCCATTTCAGGAGACACTAAAACGATAACTGTTAATGATAAGGATACGGTGCATTGGGCAGGAGAGTGGGTATTGAAAGATAGCGGCTATGTAGCTATCTTGGTAAGAGGGCTTAAAAAAACAGGAACTGAGTATCCTGTTGTTAGGGCACTGAAGCTGGAGGGCACTGCCATAACCAACCAGGCAAGTTATACCAAAAACAACGACGGAAATTTTTTTCATTGGGGCAGAAGAGGACCTTCCGTGCATATGAATTACCAGTTACCAAAGGGCGTCGACGCGGAGTGGTTCTATAACGAAGTGACCGTTCCCAAAGGTAACGATGTGCTGGGTTCTTATTTCATGGCGAATGGATTTGGCGAGGGGTATTTTGGCATGCAGGTAAACGGGCCTTTAGAAAGAAGGATATTGTTTTCGGTATGGAGTCCTTTTCATACGGATGATCCCAAAGCTATTCCGGAAGACCAAAAAATAAAGATGTTGAAAAAAGGAGATGATGTGTATACTGGTGAGTTTGGAAATGAAGGATCCGGTGGGCAAAGTTTTTTAAAATATAACTGGAAAGCTGAGGATACACAAAAATTTTTACTTCACGTAAGGCCCGATGGAGCGTCGCATACTATTTATACGGCTTATTTTTTCGATCAGGAAAAAAATAACTGGAGACTGGTGGCCAGCTTCAGAAGGCCAAAGCTAGCTACCTATTTAAAGCGTCCTCACTCGTTTCTGGAAAATTTTAATCCGGATATGGGTAATATAGAGCGTAAAGTGTTTTTCGGTAACCAGTGGGTGCTCGATACAAACGGCGAATGGCACGAACTTACTAAAGCTACTTTTACCGCAGACAATACGGCCCGGATAGGATATCGTAAAGATTACAGTGGGGGCGCCAATGACCAACGGTTCTTTTTAAGAAACTGCGGGTTCTTTAACGATTATACTCCTTATAATCAGGTTTTCGAGCGAAAGCCAACAGGTAAAAAGCCGCAGGTTAACCTGGAGCAACTGCCATAA
- a CDS encoding nucleoid-associated protein has protein sequence MQYFEGSSITHIAVHNVGNESEGEYLTLSKKELVLDPEVKDLLIKYFLTPFKSEEYFQFFSEGHISNNDVWKSVCSIFDNPEQTLLQSKQLAQHLYNLGNHPNVKGGELYVVYFREGLLNGETVDAIGIFKSEQKEPFLKVFPVEDAFEMESEQGININKLDKGCMIYNTDRENGFIVSVVDTKSKSAEARYWTDSFLRIQQRQDQYFNTENTMALYKTYVVEHLPEQYNVTKADQADMLNRSMAFFKEKQHFDQETFNNEVLHHQDFIESFDKYKQHYAAERDIDIAENFSISPAAVKSQNRAYKSVIKLDKNFHIYIHGNREMIEHGEDDKGRFYKLYFNNEE, from the coding sequence ATGCAGTATTTCGAAGGAAGTTCTATTACCCATATCGCCGTTCATAATGTTGGTAACGAGTCTGAAGGGGAATATTTAACCCTTTCCAAAAAAGAACTGGTGCTTGACCCGGAAGTAAAAGATTTGCTGATCAAGTATTTTTTAACGCCTTTTAAATCGGAGGAATACTTCCAGTTCTTCAGTGAAGGACATATCAGCAATAATGACGTATGGAAATCGGTTTGCTCCATATTCGACAACCCCGAGCAAACGCTTTTACAGTCGAAACAGCTGGCACAGCATTTATATAACCTGGGTAATCACCCCAATGTTAAAGGTGGTGAGCTGTACGTGGTTTACTTTAGGGAAGGTTTGCTGAACGGCGAAACGGTAGATGCAATTGGAATCTTTAAATCAGAGCAGAAAGAACCTTTCTTAAAAGTGTTTCCTGTTGAGGACGCATTTGAAATGGAAAGCGAACAGGGAATTAATATTAACAAGCTGGATAAAGGCTGTATGATCTATAATACCGACCGGGAAAACGGCTTTATCGTTTCGGTGGTGGATACCAAGAGCAAATCGGCTGAAGCCCGCTACTGGACGGATAGTTTCTTACGTATACAGCAAAGGCAGGATCAATATTTCAATACCGAAAACACCATGGCGCTCTACAAAACTTATGTTGTAGAGCATTTACCCGAGCAATACAACGTAACCAAGGCCGACCAGGCCGACATGCTCAATCGCAGCATGGCTTTTTTTAAGGAGAAACAACATTTCGACCAGGAAACTTTCAATAATGAAGTATTGCATCACCAGGACTTTATTGAAAGCTTTGACAAATACAAACAACATTATGCAGCCGAAAGAGATATAGATATCGCCGAAAACTTTTCTATTTCACCTGCCGCTGTAAAAAGCCAGAACCGCGCTTATAAAAGTGTGATCAAGCTCGACAAAAACTTTCATATCTATATTCATGGCAACCGCGAAATGATTGAACATGGCGAAGACGATAAGGGCCGTTTTTATAAGCTGTACTTTAATAACGAGGAGTAG
- a CDS encoding NIPSNAP family protein: MKRRKFLHSSFAAAAGVTTIGAHASTGKEAAVLKEVYEWREYELQFGADKSLLEQYLKTALIPAFNKYGVKAVGVFKEWKEAEPARLFILIPYSSAESYFSVNAMVKKDPDYIKNSTAYNNVPAGKPLYNRFTSSLMAAFDGWPHMTVPAGVSRIFELRTYEGYSEDAVKRKIKMFHDGEFPIFKRAKLNPVFFGEVIAGDRLPRLTYMVTCNNIEERDKGWGTFVADPEWKRLITDPQYANTISKISNAFLVPTPYSQV, from the coding sequence ATGAAACGCAGAAAATTTCTTCATTCTTCTTTTGCGGCTGCCGCAGGTGTTACAACAATCGGCGCACATGCATCAACCGGCAAAGAGGCCGCAGTATTAAAGGAAGTATATGAATGGCGCGAGTACGAACTACAATTTGGCGCCGATAAAAGTTTGCTGGAGCAATATTTAAAAACGGCATTGATACCGGCATTCAATAAATATGGAGTAAAGGCGGTGGGGGTATTCAAGGAGTGGAAGGAGGCTGAGCCAGCCAGGCTTTTTATACTGATTCCTTATTCTTCTGCTGAAAGCTACTTTTCCGTAAATGCCATGGTTAAAAAAGACCCGGATTATATTAAGAACAGCACTGCCTATAACAATGTACCGGCTGGCAAACCCCTATACAATCGTTTTACTTCCTCCCTGATGGCCGCTTTTGATGGCTGGCCGCACATGACTGTACCGGCGGGTGTATCCCGGATATTTGAATTAAGAACCTATGAGGGGTACAGTGAAGATGCGGTAAAAAGGAAAATAAAGATGTTTCATGACGGCGAGTTTCCCATTTTTAAAAGGGCAAAACTGAACCCGGTGTTTTTTGGTGAGGTAATTGCGGGCGACAGGTTACCCCGTCTTACCTATATGGTTACCTGTAACAATATCGAAGAACGCGACAAAGGATGGGGCACTTTTGTGGCTGATCCTGAATGGAAAAGGTTGATAACCGACCCGCAATACGCAAATACCATTTCAAAGATCAGCAATGCTTTTTTGGTACCCACACCCTATTCCCAGGTATAG
- the lepA gene encoding translation elongation factor 4, with amino-acid sequence MKHIRNFCIIAHIDHGKSTLADRLLQQTNTISDREMMDQVLDDMDLEREKGITIKSKAIQINYKSKAGEDYTLNLIDTPGHVDFSYEVSRALAACEGALLLVDATQGIQAQTISNLYLAIDNDLEIIPVINKIDMDGAMIEEVKDQIIELIGCKPEDILLASGRTGLGIEEVLEAIVDRIPAPEGDEAAPLQALIFDSVFNSFRGIIVYYRILNGTIKKGDKVKFVSTGQEYEADEIGILKLKMTEKKEVRAGDVGYIITGIKNAKEVKVGDTITLASNANPEQIKGFEEVKPMVFAGIYPVNTDEFEELRDCMDKLQLNDASLTFELETSQALGFGFRCGFLGMLHMEIIQERLEREFNQTVITTVPNVSFIAYTTKGEKITVNNPSEFPDPVKTDRIEEPFIRAQIITKPEYIGNIMTLCLGKRGFLINQSYLTTTRVELVFEMPLTEIVFDFYDKLKSQTRGYASFDYHPIGYRDSDIAKMDILLNNEKVDALSALIHRSRAHEFGRKLCEKLKELLPRQQFQIAIQAAIGAKIVARENISAMRKDVTAKCYGGDISRKRKLLEKQKEGKKRMRQIGNVEVPQEAFLAVLKLDD; translated from the coding sequence ATGAAGCATATTAGGAATTTCTGCATTATTGCACATATCGACCATGGTAAAAGTACCCTGGCGGACAGGCTTTTACAGCAAACCAATACCATTAGCGACCGGGAGATGATGGACCAGGTATTGGACGATATGGACCTGGAGCGCGAAAAAGGCATTACCATTAAAAGTAAGGCCATCCAGATCAATTATAAATCAAAAGCAGGCGAAGATTATACGCTGAACCTGATTGACACCCCGGGCCACGTGGATTTTAGCTACGAAGTGAGCCGTGCGCTGGCAGCCTGTGAAGGTGCTTTGTTGCTGGTGGATGCAACGCAGGGGATTCAGGCTCAAACAATTAGTAATTTATACCTGGCTATTGATAATGACCTTGAAATTATCCCTGTCATCAATAAAATTGATATGGATGGCGCGATGATCGAAGAGGTAAAAGACCAGATCATTGAGCTCATCGGCTGTAAGCCGGAGGATATTTTGTTGGCCAGCGGTCGTACAGGATTAGGAATTGAGGAAGTGCTGGAAGCTATTGTTGATAGAATTCCGGCTCCTGAAGGAGATGAAGCAGCGCCTTTACAGGCATTGATCTTTGACAGCGTATTTAATAGTTTCCGTGGTATCATTGTGTATTATCGTATTCTGAACGGGACTATTAAGAAGGGCGATAAAGTGAAATTTGTAAGCACCGGACAGGAATATGAGGCAGATGAGATCGGTATCTTGAAATTGAAGATGACCGAGAAGAAAGAAGTTCGTGCCGGTGATGTAGGATATATTATTACTGGTATTAAAAATGCGAAAGAGGTAAAGGTAGGGGATACCATTACTTTAGCATCAAACGCTAACCCCGAACAAATCAAAGGCTTTGAAGAGGTGAAACCCATGGTATTTGCGGGTATTTACCCGGTTAACACCGATGAATTTGAGGAGCTGCGCGACTGTATGGATAAACTGCAGCTGAACGACGCTTCTTTAACTTTTGAGCTGGAAACATCGCAGGCGCTGGGCTTCGGTTTCCGGTGTGGATTCTTAGGAATGCTGCATATGGAGATCATCCAGGAGCGCCTGGAACGTGAGTTCAATCAAACCGTAATCACTACGGTACCCAACGTAAGTTTTATTGCTTACACCACGAAAGGAGAGAAAATTACTGTGAATAACCCGTCAGAGTTTCCTGATCCGGTTAAAACAGACCGTATTGAAGAGCCGTTTATCAGGGCACAGATCATTACCAAGCCAGAATACATCGGTAATATTATGACGCTTTGCCTGGGTAAGCGGGGCTTTCTCATTAATCAAAGCTACCTGACTACCACCCGTGTAGAGCTGGTTTTTGAGATGCCTTTAACGGAGATTGTGTTTGATTTCTATGACAAGTTGAAGTCTCAAACAAGAGGTTATGCCTCTTTTGATTATCACCCGATAGGATACCGTGATAGTGATATTGCCAAGATGGACATATTACTCAACAATGAGAAAGTAGATGCTTTAAGCGCATTGATTCACCGCAGCCGTGCACATGAATTTGGTCGTAAGCTTTGCGAAAAATTAAAAGAATTATTGCCACGCCAGCAGTTCCAGATCGCCATACAGGCAGCCATTGGCGCGAAGATCGTGGCGAGGGAGAATATCTCTGCAATGCGTAAGGATGTAACCGCAAAATGTTATGGTGGTGACATCAGCCGTAAGCGTAAATTACTGGAAAAGCAGAAAGAAGGTAAAAAGCGTATGCGCCAGATTGGTAACGTAGAAGTGCCGCAGGAAGCGTTTTTAGCGGTATTGAAGCTGGATGATTAG